CTTACTCAGTTAGATTTATTTTGATACACCACTCATAAGTTGTGTGTTTCACAGGAAGTGTGCACATCTTGCCAACCTCTTTTTTTATCAGCTTCTCCCTTTTTGTTCCTGTGTGGTGAAGAGGAACATGAACAGATTGTTCTTGCTTGCTTTGACACGATTTTAGTATAAACTAACTTTTAAATCGGTGGGTTTAAAACACATCAGGGGATACATGGTAAGTGAAATGCAGCTTTAAAATAGAGGTACATGAACAACATTACAAGGGAAATGTGTTTGGAAAATGTTTGTCAGTATCTTTACAAACCGAAACTGTACTTGTTTTAATGTCAGTGTGTAAAAGAAAGGGCACAATGTCAGCAGTAACTAAAGTAGCTGTATGAAAAAGAAAATATCTAAGCTGTCATTAAGCCACTTTATTTAAGTTAAGCAGCTTTTCTTTTCAGAATTTATTTCCATGTTTAATAATAGATTTGAGGTGGCTCTACCGTAGTTCAGCAGGAGATGGCGCTGCGGAGCCGCAAGATTTATGGTGATGAATGCTTTGAGAAATGGGAGTTTGTCAGCTCTGGGGGATTCGGTCAAGTCTTCAAGGCCAGGCAAAAGGACTTGGGAATTGATGTGGCTATTAAGATACTCCATGATGGATATAGGTAAATATAAAAATACCTAAAAAGGTCATGCACATTCTGAATAGAAGTTCAAAAGTTACTGCTTTCCCATATCTCTTTTCAACAATCCCCTACCTTAACTATCGTTTCCAGCTCCTCCATGATACTGCCTGATGAGGCCAAGTATATGGATATGGCTTCCTTTAAGTTTGTGGTGAGGCTTTATGGAATGTATCAGGGCTGTCCGCCTGCTAAAGGACCATCCACACAACAGGGAATAGTGATGGAGTTCATGGAAGGAGGATCTGTTCAGTCCCTGCAGGAGTATCTCCGCGGCCCTCCACGGTGGCCCCTGGTTTTCCGCTTGTCCCATGAAGTGGCTCAAGGCATGAACTTCATCCATAAAGAAAATCTCATGCACCAAGACCTTAAGCCAAGTAATGTACTGCTGAATGATAACCTTAACGCCAAGGTAAAGTGCCTAACCCCCTATGTTTACATTAGACAAAAGGAGATTTAATAATGTGTTTAATATTATGTTTCCCTTCTTTCTCTGTAGATAGCAGACTTTGGTCTGTCCAGAGTTTCTGCCAGCGCTTCGAACAGCAACAAAGAGACAACAGGGGCGATTGGTGGCTCATACAAGTACATGCCCCCAGAAGCTCTTGAATCAGCATCATATGAACCTGTTCGTTCTTTTGATGTATACAGGTAAGAAATGAACAAATAATACTACCCAATATGGAATTAACCTTAAAAGGATACTTTACACCCAAACCAATCATTTGTATATCTAATACTCACCCTGTGTTATCTGGAATTCATGAAAGACGGATGAAGATTCTAAAACAGGAATACATTCTTGATAAATTGAAGTAATT
This region of Pseudochaenichthys georgianus chromosome 6, fPseGeo1.2, whole genome shotgun sequence genomic DNA includes:
- the LOC117448727 gene encoding receptor-interacting serine/threonine-protein kinase 3-like isoform X5 → MALRSRKIYGDECFEKWEFVSSGGFGQVFKARQKDLGIDVAIKILHDGYSSSMILPDEAKYMDMASFKFVVRLYGMYQGCPPAKGPSTQQGIVMEFMEGGSVQSLQEYLRGPPRWPLVFRLSHEVAQGMNFIHKENLMHQDLKPSNVLLNDNLNAKIADFGLSRVSASASNSNKETTGAIGGSYKYMPPEALESASYEPVRSFDVYSYGILLWTIATGKDPYPLGNYDRVASSIPQGHRPCCKEIEQMKVDGLKELILLMKRCWDGSPNKRPTFIQCLDDTEKVLSMHSTRIHGAVGQVKRLMSPNSKTSNTSGATNVSLQTAEYYDSFSFAEESTNNSVDFGRITETGRSFSQVCASTKTMSIKDKGGDKVKAAFYDALKAQHPHLVERLGG
- the LOC117448727 gene encoding receptor-interacting serine/threonine-protein kinase 3-like isoform X4; translation: MALRSRKIYGDECFEKWEFVSSGGFGQVFKARQKDLGIDVAIKILHDGYSSSMILPDEAKYMDMASFKFVVRLYGMYQGCPPAKGPSTQQGIVMEFMEGGSVQSLQEYLRGPPRWPLVFRLSHEVAQGMNFIHKENLMHQDLKPSNVLLNDNLNAKIADFGLSRVSASASNSNKETTGAIGGSYKYMPPEALESASYEPVRSFDVYSYGILLWTIATGKDPYPLGNYDRVASSIPQGHRPCCKEIEQMKVDGLKELILLMKRCWDGSPNKRPTFIQCLDDTEKVLSMHSTRIHGAVGQVKRLMSPNSKTSNTSGATNVSLQTAEYYDSFSFAEESTNNSVDFGRITETGRSFSQVCASTKTMSIKDKATFVDRNQGAIRSRQPSTTPSRLNIPT
- the LOC117448727 gene encoding receptor-interacting serine/threonine-protein kinase 3-like isoform X6; amino-acid sequence: MALRSRKIYGDECFEKWEFVSSGGFGQVFKARQKDLGIDVAIKILHDGYSSSMILPDEAKYMDMASFKFVVRLYGMYQGCPPAKGPSTQQGIVMEFMEGGSVQSLQEYLRGPPRWPLVFRLSHEVAQGMNFIHKENLMHQDLKPSNVLLNDNLNAKIADFGLSRVSASASNSNKETTGAIGGSYKYMPPEALESASYEPVRSFDVYSYGILLWTIATGKDPYPLGNYDRVASSIPQGHRPCCKEIEQMKVDGLKELILLMKRCWDGSPNKRPTFIQCLDDTEKVLSMHSTRIHGAVGQVKRLMSPNSKTSNTSGATNVSLQTAEYYDSFSFAEESTNNSVDFGRITETGRSFSQVCASTKTMSIKDKGKVDSRRFRGNGNSRGAWRHGPP